A single genomic interval of Burkholderia cepacia ATCC 25416 harbors:
- a CDS encoding beta-propeller fold lactonase family protein — MRTFLSLGRTLALAAAVLAPAAHANNVIILNSAEATLSLIDQQTRQVVGTMPTGKEPHHLMATPDNSSLIVANSVSNSLMFLDPKTGKLQRTVEGIDDPYQLGFSPDRKWFAAAGLRLDRVDIYGYDGRDLKLVKRVPLEVMPSHLAFTKDSKTLLVSLQVSGEIAAIDLPTQTVKWKMKVGKVPAGLWLTPDDKYLLVGMTGADYVAVVDWRNQKVVKQIYTGKGAHNFRSLADGTHVAVTNRVANTISIIDENTLTNVGDITGLLPGPDDMELSADKKTLWVTFRFAKKVGIIDLASRKLVQTIAVGRSPHGIYFYDRAPWRAANGA, encoded by the coding sequence ATGCGCACTTTCCTTTCCCTCGGCCGCACGCTCGCGCTGGCCGCCGCCGTGCTGGCGCCCGCCGCCCACGCGAATAACGTGATCATCCTCAATTCGGCCGAAGCGACGCTTTCCCTGATCGACCAGCAGACCCGTCAGGTCGTCGGCACGATGCCGACCGGCAAGGAACCGCACCATCTGATGGCAACGCCCGACAATTCGTCGCTGATCGTTGCAAATTCGGTCTCGAACAGCCTGATGTTCCTCGATCCGAAGACGGGCAAGCTGCAGCGCACCGTCGAAGGGATCGACGATCCTTACCAGCTCGGTTTCTCGCCCGACCGCAAGTGGTTCGCGGCCGCCGGCCTGCGCCTCGACCGCGTCGACATCTACGGCTACGACGGCCGCGACCTGAAGCTCGTGAAGCGCGTGCCGCTCGAAGTCATGCCGAGCCACCTCGCGTTCACGAAGGACAGCAAGACGCTGCTCGTGTCGCTGCAGGTGTCCGGCGAGATCGCGGCGATCGACCTGCCGACGCAGACGGTCAAGTGGAAGATGAAGGTCGGCAAGGTTCCGGCCGGCCTGTGGCTCACGCCGGACGACAAGTACCTGCTCGTCGGGATGACGGGCGCGGATTACGTCGCGGTGGTCGACTGGCGCAACCAGAAGGTCGTCAAGCAGATCTATACCGGCAAGGGCGCGCACAACTTCCGTTCGCTCGCCGACGGCACGCACGTTGCCGTGACGAACCGGGTCGCGAACACGATCAGCATCATCGACGAGAACACGCTCACCAACGTCGGCGACATCACCGGCCTGCTGCCGGGCCCGGACGACATGGAGCTGTCCGCCGACAAGAAGACGCTGTGGGTGACGTTCCGCTTCGCGAAGAAGGTCGGGATCATCGACCTGGCGTCGCGCAAGCTGGTGCAGACGATCGCCGTCGGCCGTTCGCCGCACGGGATCTACTTCTACGACCGCGCGCCGTGGCGCGCCGCGAACGGCGCGTGA